One stretch of Castor canadensis chromosome 14, mCasCan1.hap1v2, whole genome shotgun sequence DNA includes these proteins:
- the LOC109680577 gene encoding arylamine N-acetyltransferase 2-like produces MDIEAYFERIGYKNSGYKLDLETLTDIFQHQIRAIPFENLNIHCGQSMDMDLEDIFDQVVRRRRGGWCLQINQLLYWALTTMGFETTMLGGYIYVPLLDKYSSPMMHLLLQVTMNGKIYIVDGGFICSYQMWEPLELISGKDQPQVPGIFRLTEETGTWYLDQIRREQYIPNKEFVNSALLEKNQYRKIYSFTLEPRKIEDFEYMNTHFQIFPSVLRDISFCSLQTLEGVYCLVGFTLTSRRFSYKDNVDLVEFKALKEEEIEEVLKTIFGISLEKKLVPKHGKHCFTI; encoded by the coding sequence ATGGACATTGAAGCATATTTTGAAAGAATTGGTTATAAGAACTCTGGGTACAAATTAGACCTGGAGACATTAACTGACATTTTTCAGCATCAGATCCGAGCCATTCCCTTTGAGAACCTGAACATCCATTGTGGGCAATCTATGGACATGGACTTAGAGGACATATTTGATCAAGTCGTGAGGAGGAGGCGGGGTGGATGGTGTCTCCAGATTAATCAACTTCTCTATTGGGCCTTGACCACAATGGGTTTTGAGACCACAATGTTGGGAGGATATATTTATGTCCCACTCCTTGACAAATATTCCAGTCCCATGATGCACCTTCTACTGCAGGTGACCATGAATGGCAAAATATATATTGTAGATGGTGGGTTTATATGCTCCTATCAGATGTGGGAGCCTCTAGAATTAATTTCTGGGAAGGATCAGCCTCAGGTGCCTGGCATTTTCCGATTGACAGAAGAGACGGGAACCTGGTACCTGGACCAAATCAGAAGAGAGCAATACATTCCAAATAAGGAATTTGTGAATTCTGCCCTCCTTGAGAAGAATCAGTACCGAAAAATCTACTCCTTTACTCTTGAACCTCGGAAAATTGAAGATTTTGAGTATATGAATACACATTTTCAGATATTCCCATCTGTGCTACGGGACATATCGTTTTGTTCCTTGCAGACCCTGGAAGGAGTTTACTGTTTGGTGGGCTTCACCCTCACCTCTAGGAGATTCAGTTATAAGGATAATGTAGATTTGGTAGAGTTTAAGGCTCTAAAggaggaagaaatagaagaagtACTAAAAACTATATTTggtatttctttggagaaaaaactTGTGCCCAAGCATGGTAAACATTGTTTTACTATTTAG